ATTGCTATTACCTCCGGAACTCAAAGTCCTTTAAGCAAACTAGCCGATATCCCCTTGTGTTACAGCACAAAAATAAACGACGACCTTCGTTACATACATGCTGCCCGCATTTGCGAACTGGCTATTATCGGTCAGCTTCAAACTGCCTACGTCCATATTTCTTCTAAAGAGAAAAATCAATCTTTACAGCGCTCAAAGCTTGCTATTAAAAAATCCAGAAATCCCCAATAGGAGGTTCAAAATGACTTATCAAATTCATAATTATAATCTTGGAATTAGTTCCTACACTTATCCATTTTCCTGTGGTACAAATAAAAGAATCATTCCGCTTAATCCTTTTACTCCCTGGGATATTATTGATAAAGCTGTTGCTCTTCAAGTTCCCATTGTACAAATTGCAGATAATCTTCCGTTGGAAGCTCTTTCTCTTCCTGAGTTGAAACAGCTAAAGGACTACGCTTATAAAAACCACATTACTTTAGAAACAGGATTCCGCGGTCTTGACCCTGATCATCTTTTTAAGGGCCTTGAAATAACCAAAGCTCTTGATTCTCACCTTATACGTTTTGTTATTGATAAGCCTGGTTTTCAGCCTTCACCTGAAACAGTCGCTGCAATTCTGAAATCTGCTCTTCCTTATTTAGAGACAAATAAAATCACTTTAGGTATTGAAAACCATGACCGTTTTTACAGTCACCAGTTTGCCCAAATAATGACATCTGTTCGTCATCCACATGTGGGAATTATTCTTGATACTGCCAACTCTCTTTCTAAGGAAGAATCTGTAGATTTGGTGTTGGACCATCTAGCTCCTTTTATTGTGGGTTTTCATGCCAAAGACTATGTAATTCACCGACGCTTAGGTGAAATGGGGTTTGTTATTACCGGCGCTCCTGCCGGAAAAGGGAACTTAAATATTCCTTCTATCCTTCGCCGCATCAGCCAGAATTTTTCAAATTCATTTTCTATTATTTTAGAATCATGGATGGAAAGCCTTCCTACATTGGAAGATACTCTTATTCAGGAAGACCTATGGGCAAAAGAAGGAATTACATACTTAAAATCTTTAACCATCCCATAAAAATATCCTGTTTACAGGAAACAGAATACAAATTAAAAACGTTTTCTATAAGCAGGATATTATTATTTTTATTAGATATCTGGCAATATTCTAATCCTCTTCCATCACCTGAATCTCCGGCGGATGTTTTCTGCGCCATGCACTGCGCAACATAGGCCAGAACAGGAGGAAAATTGCCAGCAGCAGTAACGCGCAGGACACCGGCCTTACAAAAAAGGAAAACAAACCATACTCCGGCGAATAACTAACG
The window above is part of the Lachnoclostridium edouardi genome. Proteins encoded here:
- a CDS encoding sugar phosphate isomerase/epimerase family protein; translated protein: MTYQIHNYNLGISSYTYPFSCGTNKRIIPLNPFTPWDIIDKAVALQVPIVQIADNLPLEALSLPELKQLKDYAYKNHITLETGFRGLDPDHLFKGLEITKALDSHLIRFVIDKPGFQPSPETVAAILKSALPYLETNKITLGIENHDRFYSHQFAQIMTSVRHPHVGIILDTANSLSKEESVDLVLDHLAPFIVGFHAKDYVIHRRLGEMGFVITGAPAGKGNLNIPSILRRISQNFSNSFSIILESWMESLPTLEDTLIQEDLWAKEGITYLKSLTIP